From the Acidilutibacter cellobiosedens genome, one window contains:
- a CDS encoding phosphoglycerate dehydrogenase, which yields MKKWKVAATAVTFGRINKEPLKRLEELGCEVTLNPYGRPLTNEEMIQYASDADALIVGNDKVPGNVIEKCKNLKIIAKHGVGVDAIDIKTANKLGIVVTNAPATNSQEVADLAFGFLIMLARGLYQANYDTKAGRWIKPTGISLYKKTIGIVGLGAIGTAAAKRATGFDMDILGYDIEKNSSALKLGIKYVELDELLSKSDFITLHLPLTDKTLNILDADKFKLMKKGAILVDTARKQLVDYDALYKALTDGTLRGYATDVYDFEPPAHMPLFDLPNVILAPHIGGTTIESNRRMGDTAVDNVIAVIKGQTPPNLITLK from the coding sequence ATGAAAAAATGGAAAGTTGCTGCTACAGCAGTTACATTTGGCAGGATTAACAAAGAGCCTTTAAAACGATTGGAGGAATTAGGGTGTGAAGTAACTCTTAATCCATATGGAAGGCCTCTTACAAATGAAGAAATGATTCAATATGCTTCCGATGCGGATGCGTTGATTGTCGGAAATGATAAGGTCCCTGGCAATGTGATAGAGAAATGCAAGAATCTTAAAATAATTGCAAAGCATGGAGTAGGAGTAGATGCAATAGATATTAAAACTGCGAATAAATTGGGAATAGTTGTTACAAATGCTCCTGCTACAAATAGTCAAGAAGTAGCTGATTTGGCTTTCGGTTTTTTAATTATGCTGGCACGTGGTCTTTATCAAGCTAATTATGATACCAAAGCTGGCCGATGGATAAAACCTACGGGAATAAGTTTGTATAAAAAAACAATCGGAATTGTAGGGCTTGGAGCCATAGGTACTGCAGCCGCAAAAAGGGCTACGGGGTTTGATATGGACATATTGGGATATGATATTGAGAAGAATTCATCGGCATTAAAATTGGGAATAAAATATGTTGAACTGGACGAATTATTATCAAAGTCGGATTTCATAACATTGCACCTACCGCTAACTGATAAAACTTTGAATATTCTTGATGCAGATAAATTTAAATTGATGAAAAAAGGGGCTATTTTAGTTGATACAGCCAGAAAACAGCTTGTGGATTATGATGCTTTGTACAAAGCTTTAACAGACGGAACTTTAAGAGGATATGCTACTGATGTGTATGATTTTGAACCACCTGCCCATATGCCTCTTTTTGATTTGCCTAATGTTATATTAGCACCCCATATTGGCGGAACAACTATTGAATCAAACAGACGTATGGGAGATACGGCAGTTGATAATGTCATAGCTGTTATAAAAGGGCAGACTCCTCCCAATCTCATTACATTAAAATAA
- the dgoD gene encoding galactonate dehydratase — protein MKITSLELYKIKPRWIFLKINTDEGISGWGELISGTKTETVVAGAKEMGEYIIGKDPTQIEDLWQVLYRSFFRGGPINMTILSGIEMALWDIKGKYYNMPVYEFLGGRARDKIMVYSWIGGDRPSDVANEALKRKELGFRAVKMNATEELHYIDSYKKVDAVLERVDSIRKAVGYDLEIGVDFHGRVHKAMAKVLAKELEKYRPMFIEEPVLPENNDALEEIASHTSIPIATGERLYTRWAFKDIFRRGIVDIVQPDLALTGGIFEGKKIAAMAEAFDVAVAPHAPYGPIALAATLQLDVCTPNVFIQEQSLGIHYNQGFDLLDFVKNKEIFNYKNGFVDIPKGNGLGIEIDEEYVKKISEEGLHWTNPRWRNYDGTIAEW, from the coding sequence ATGAAGATTACATCGTTAGAGTTATACAAGATAAAGCCGAGATGGATATTTTTAAAGATAAATACTGATGAAGGTATAAGCGGATGGGGTGAGTTGATTTCTGGTACAAAAACGGAAACTGTTGTAGCAGGTGCCAAAGAAATGGGAGAGTACATTATTGGTAAGGATCCCACTCAAATTGAAGATTTATGGCAAGTACTTTACCGATCTTTCTTTAGAGGCGGCCCTATAAATATGACTATTTTATCCGGAATTGAAATGGCTTTATGGGATATTAAAGGTAAATATTATAATATGCCTGTATATGAATTCCTCGGAGGAAGAGCAAGAGATAAGATTATGGTTTATTCATGGATAGGAGGGGATAGGCCTTCAGATGTTGCCAATGAAGCTCTAAAGAGAAAAGAACTGGGCTTTAGAGCTGTTAAAATGAATGCGACGGAGGAACTTCATTATATAGATTCTTATAAAAAGGTAGATGCAGTACTTGAAAGAGTGGATTCAATCAGAAAAGCAGTAGGATATGATTTGGAGATAGGAGTTGATTTCCATGGCCGTGTCCATAAAGCAATGGCTAAAGTTTTAGCTAAGGAGCTGGAGAAGTACAGACCTATGTTTATTGAAGAACCTGTATTGCCGGAAAATAATGATGCCTTAGAAGAGATTGCGTCCCATACTTCCATACCTATAGCAACGGGAGAGAGGCTATATACAAGATGGGCATTTAAGGATATATTCAGAAGGGGAATTGTAGATATAGTTCAACCTGATTTGGCGTTGACAGGAGGAATTTTTGAAGGCAAAAAGATAGCTGCTATGGCGGAGGCTTTTGATGTGGCAGTGGCACCTCATGCTCCTTATGGTCCTATAGCTCTTGCGGCAACATTGCAGCTTGATGTTTGTACACCTAACGTGTTTATACAGGAGCAAAGCCTTGGAATCCATTATAATCAAGGATTTGATTTGCTTGATTTTGTTAAGAACAAAGAAATATTTAATTATAAAAACGGATTTGTGGATATACCAAAGGGCAATGGTCTTGGAATTGAGATAGATGAAGAATATGTTAAAAAAATAAGCGAAGAAGGACTCCACTGGACAAACCCAAGATGGAGAAACTATGACGGAACAATTGCTGAGTGGTAA
- a CDS encoding double-cubane-cluster-containing anaerobic reductase, translating into MGSYNEMWQKLNMDLQKHDILCAALPDSFGEIYMTQKNRPDNMNYFNYALAEVHGARIEEIQKSKKNGKKVVGTFCVFVPDEVILAADAVGVGLCSGSQFWVEDGEKVLPRNICPLVKAFMGAKVSRTCPYFQSTDMIVGETTCDAKKKAYEILEEYMPVHVMELPQMKREKDFQEWQDEIKLFIKKIEEFTGNKITVEKLKNSIDLVNKKRRALKRLYDLRKHTPSPISGLDALLVSQVAFVDDPIRFTEKTEELCDELDERIKTMKPNGRKRIMITGTPMSVPNWKIHHIIEGLNAEIVVEETCTGTRYFEKEVFDEGDTIDDLVRNIAERYMNINCACFTPNNDRIDDIIKYAEEYNADGVIYCNLSFCHTYAIEYGKLEKALKENNIPLINIETDYSEEDVGQIRTRVEAFLEMI; encoded by the coding sequence ATGGGCAGTTATAATGAAATGTGGCAAAAATTGAATATGGATTTACAAAAACACGATATTCTTTGCGCGGCTTTGCCTGATTCTTTTGGAGAGATTTACATGACTCAGAAAAACAGACCGGATAATATGAATTATTTTAACTATGCCCTTGCAGAGGTACACGGAGCAAGAATAGAAGAGATTCAGAAAAGCAAGAAAAACGGTAAAAAGGTAGTAGGGACTTTTTGTGTTTTTGTACCGGACGAAGTGATTTTGGCCGCGGATGCGGTAGGAGTTGGACTTTGCTCTGGAAGTCAATTTTGGGTTGAAGATGGGGAAAAGGTATTACCGAGGAATATATGCCCTTTAGTTAAAGCTTTTATGGGAGCGAAAGTAAGCCGTACTTGCCCTTACTTTCAGTCAACCGATATGATTGTAGGCGAGACAACTTGTGATGCTAAAAAAAAGGCTTATGAAATATTGGAGGAATATATGCCTGTTCATGTAATGGAACTTCCCCAAATGAAAAGAGAGAAAGATTTTCAGGAGTGGCAGGATGAAATCAAGTTATTTATTAAAAAAATAGAAGAATTTACAGGTAATAAAATAACCGTTGAAAAACTGAAAAATTCAATTGATTTGGTGAATAAGAAGAGAAGAGCCTTAAAGAGGCTTTATGATTTGAGGAAACATACCCCTTCTCCTATTAGCGGGTTGGATGCTTTGTTAGTAAGCCAAGTGGCTTTTGTTGACGATCCCATAAGATTTACCGAGAAAACAGAAGAATTGTGCGATGAACTGGATGAAAGAATAAAAACAATGAAACCTAACGGTAGAAAGAGAATTATGATAACAGGAACCCCTATGTCTGTTCCTAATTGGAAAATTCATCATATTATTGAAGGATTGAATGCGGAAATTGTTGTAGAAGAGACATGTACAGGTACTCGATATTTTGAAAAGGAAGTTTTTGATGAAGGAGATACAATTGATGATCTCGTAAGAAACATAGCTGAAAGATATATGAATATAAATTGTGCCTGTTTTACTCCAAATAATGATAGAATAGATGACATTATTAAGTATGCTGAGGAGTATAATGCTGATGGGGTAATTTATTGTAATCTATCTTTCTGTCATACTTATGCCATAGAATATGGAAAATTAGAAAAGGCATTAAAAGAGAATAATATTCCGTTAATCAATATAGAAACAGATTATTCCGAAGAAGATGTGGGACAGATAAGAACAAGGGTTGAGGCATTTTTGGAGATGATTTAG
- a CDS encoding DUF3343 domain-containing protein — translation MEKNFILFPNYTQGLKLESLLKNKKIKYVISPTPRQLSKCCGISIMYEKRDEENIKSIIRDNSVEVLGLYSLD, via the coding sequence GTGGAGAAGAATTTTATACTTTTTCCAAATTATACTCAGGGTTTGAAATTAGAATCCTTGTTAAAGAATAAAAAGATTAAGTATGTTATATCCCCAACTCCAAGACAACTTTCTAAATGTTGCGGCATTTCCATAATGTATGAGAAAAGAGATGAAGAAAATATCAAATCTATTATCAGAGACAATTCTGTAGAGGTTTTAGGATTGTATTCGTTAGATTAG
- a CDS encoding acyl-CoA dehydratase activase gives MYYIGIDIGSTASKVSVFNQDDLVLNMVMPTGWNSLDTSMKIKKSLDEQSIDVDKSVVVATGYGRVSVPYAKKTVTEITCHGKGAYYLAGEDITVMDIGGQDTKIITVKDGNVTNFLMNDKCAAGTGRFIELMSNTLGVSIEEMGEIALYGKNIKITSMCTVFAESEVINLIGSGTKREDIARGVFNSIIGRIKTLLNKNGMSGALYLTGGLCELKPFVQILSESIGQEIHTNPLARYAGSIGGALLAKKLVI, from the coding sequence ATGTATTATATTGGGATAGATATTGGTTCAACTGCTTCCAAAGTTTCGGTTTTTAATCAAGATGATTTAGTTTTAAATATGGTGATGCCGACGGGATGGAACAGCTTGGACACTTCAATGAAGATAAAAAAGAGCTTGGATGAACAATCCATTGATGTAGATAAATCCGTAGTAGTAGCAACAGGATATGGAAGGGTATCCGTTCCTTATGCGAAAAAAACCGTTACCGAGATTACTTGTCATGGCAAGGGAGCTTATTATTTGGCGGGAGAAGATATAACGGTGATGGATATTGGTGGACAAGATACTAAGATTATAACCGTCAAAGATGGAAATGTAACAAACTTTTTAATGAATGACAAATGTGCCGCGGGAACCGGAAGATTTATTGAATTAATGTCAAATACATTGGGAGTTTCCATAGAAGAAATGGGGGAAATAGCTCTATACGGCAAAAATATCAAAATTACCAGTATGTGTACGGTTTTTGCCGAATCTGAAGTGATTAATCTTATTGGGAGCGGAACAAAACGAGAGGATATAGCACGAGGTGTATTTAATTCTATCATCGGACGAATTAAAACTCTTTTAAATAAAAACGGAATGAGCGGAGCTCTTTATTTAACAGGGGGTTTATGTGAGTTAAAACCATTTGTACAAATTTTATCAGAAAGTATCGGACAGGAAATCCATACGAATCCTTTAGCCAGGTATGCAGGTTCTATAGGAGGAGCTCTATTAGCTAAAAAGTTAGTGATATAA
- a CDS encoding DegV family protein: protein MQTVIITDSCSDLPLSFIEGSNVEALSLTCHFKDEEYKDDFGKSISYKDFYNRVRNGETPTTSQINTYTFVEEFKKYISMGKSIIYIGFSSALSGCVASAESAKNEIMKEYPNADVAVVDTKSASLGQGLLVYYAYDMLLKGKSKEDIVNWLEDNKLKMNHYFTVESLFHLLKGGRISKTTAVLGTLLQIKPVLHVNIEGKLVSLHKVKGRKSSLKALAKELQNKIVHPEEQVIAISHGDCLEDANFLRKLVLDECKVKDIIINNVGPVIGSHSGPGTVALFFMGESR from the coding sequence ATGCAAACAGTTATTATAACGGATTCTTGCAGTGATCTGCCGCTAAGCTTTATTGAGGGTAGTAATGTAGAAGCTTTAAGCCTTACTTGTCATTTTAAAGATGAGGAATATAAGGATGATTTTGGGAAATCCATCAGCTATAAAGATTTTTATAATCGGGTAAGGAATGGTGAAACTCCTACTACGTCTCAAATTAATACTTATACATTTGTAGAGGAATTTAAGAAATATATATCCATGGGTAAAAGCATTATTTACATAGGATTTTCTTCGGCATTAAGCGGTTGCGTAGCAAGTGCGGAATCTGCGAAAAACGAAATCATGAAAGAATATCCAAATGCGGATGTTGCAGTTGTAGATACAAAAAGTGCTTCTTTAGGGCAGGGACTACTTGTGTATTATGCTTATGATATGCTTTTAAAGGGGAAAAGTAAAGAGGATATAGTGAATTGGCTTGAAGATAACAAATTGAAAATGAATCATTACTTTACGGTAGAGAGTTTGTTTCACCTTTTGAAGGGAGGGAGGATTTCTAAAACAACTGCAGTTTTAGGGACTTTGCTTCAAATAAAGCCTGTACTTCATGTTAACATAGAGGGAAAACTTGTTTCTCTGCACAAAGTAAAGGGAAGGAAGAGTTCTTTAAAAGCTTTGGCAAAAGAGCTGCAAAACAAGATTGTACATCCGGAAGAACAGGTAATTGCTATTAGTCATGGGGATTGTTTAGAAGATGCAAATTTTTTAAGAAAATTGGTGTTAGATGAGTGTAAAGTGAAGGATATAATAATTAACAATGTAGGGCCTGTTATAGGATCTCATTCCGGTCCCGGAACTGTAGCGTTATTTTTTATGGGAGAGAGCAGATAG
- the aspS gene encoding aspartate--tRNA ligase has protein sequence MGEKMGNLRRTDMCGNLRLDDVGREVILMGWVQRQRNLGSLIFVDLRDTSGITQVVFDDTISKEIFKKAEKIRSEYVLAVRGKVRKRESVNNEIPTGKIEILADTLKILDESETPPIYIKDGDEVSEAMRLKYRYLDLRKPSMQKKLKMRHKAAKIIRDFLDENNFVEIETPMLTKPTPEGARDYLVPSRINAGKFYALPQSPQLMKQLLMVSGMDRYYQIVRCFRDEDLRANRQPEFTQVDMEMSFVDIEDVIEVNERLLKRLFKELKGVDITIPIQRMTYKEAMNRFGSDKPDLRFGFEIRDISDLVGNSSFKVFKNTIDNNGQVRGINVDGHEGDFSRKDISKLEEYIKTFGAKGLAWIKITKEEISSPIAKFLSKEELDNIIERMNGKAGDLLLFVADKENIVLDSLGNLRVEIAKKLNVIDKDDLKLLWITEFPLFEWSEEEKRYVSKHHPFTHPMDEDIDLLETQPEKVRAKAYDIVINGDEMGGGSIRINDSDLQERMFKALGFTMEEAWNKFGFLLEAFKYGTPPHGGLAYGFDRLMMLLTESDNIKDVIAFPKTQSATCLLTDAPTEVSEKQLEEVHIKVNLK, from the coding sequence ATGGGAGAAAAAATGGGAAATTTGAGAAGAACAGATATGTGTGGTAATTTGAGATTAGATGATGTGGGAAGAGAAGTAATTCTTATGGGATGGGTACAAAGACAGAGGAATCTCGGTTCTTTGATATTTGTTGATTTGAGAGATACCAGCGGAATTACTCAGGTTGTTTTTGATGATACGATTTCTAAAGAAATATTTAAAAAGGCAGAGAAGATTAGAAGTGAATATGTTCTTGCTGTTAGAGGTAAAGTAAGAAAAAGAGAATCGGTAAATAATGAAATTCCTACAGGGAAAATAGAGATATTAGCTGATACTCTAAAAATTCTGGATGAATCGGAGACTCCGCCTATCTATATCAAGGACGGAGATGAAGTATCAGAGGCTATGAGGTTGAAATATAGGTATTTGGATTTGAGAAAACCCTCTATGCAAAAGAAATTAAAGATGCGTCACAAAGCAGCTAAAATTATAAGGGATTTTCTCGATGAAAATAACTTTGTGGAAATTGAGACTCCAATGCTTACAAAACCTACTCCGGAAGGAGCAAGGGATTATTTGGTTCCCAGTAGGATAAACGCAGGAAAATTTTATGCTCTTCCTCAATCTCCCCAATTGATGAAACAACTTTTAATGGTATCAGGAATGGACAGATATTATCAAATAGTAAGATGTTTCAGAGATGAAGATTTAAGGGCTAACAGGCAGCCGGAATTTACCCAAGTGGATATGGAAATGAGCTTTGTTGATATAGAAGATGTGATTGAAGTAAATGAAAGACTTTTGAAAAGATTATTTAAAGAACTAAAGGGTGTTGATATTACTATTCCTATTCAAAGAATGACATATAAAGAAGCAATGAACAGATTTGGTTCCGATAAGCCGGATTTGAGATTTGGGTTTGAAATAAGGGATATAAGCGATCTTGTAGGAAATTCATCTTTTAAGGTATTTAAGAATACTATTGACAATAATGGACAGGTAAGAGGAATAAATGTTGACGGCCACGAAGGTGATTTTTCGAGAAAGGATATTTCGAAACTGGAAGAATATATAAAAACTTTCGGCGCAAAAGGTCTTGCTTGGATTAAGATAACTAAAGAAGAAATTTCATCACCAATAGCTAAATTTTTATCTAAAGAAGAATTGGATAATATAATAGAAAGAATGAACGGAAAAGCAGGAGACCTACTTCTGTTTGTGGCAGATAAAGAAAATATAGTCCTTGACAGTCTGGGAAATTTAAGAGTAGAAATTGCCAAAAAATTAAATGTGATAGATAAAGATGACTTAAAACTTTTATGGATAACCGAATTTCCTCTTTTCGAATGGAGTGAGGAGGAGAAAAGATATGTGTCTAAGCATCATCCTTTTACCCATCCGATGGATGAGGACATTGACCTTCTTGAAACTCAGCCTGAAAAAGTAAGAGCTAAGGCTTATGATATAGTTATAAACGGAGATGAAATGGGAGGAGGAAGTATAAGAATAAATGATTCGGACCTTCAGGAGAGAATGTTTAAAGCTTTAGGATTTACTATGGAGGAAGCTTGGAATAAATTCGGATTTCTTCTCGAAGCATTTAAATACGGAACTCCCCCCCACGGT